A stretch of the Diorhabda sublineata isolate icDioSubl1.1 chromosome 11, icDioSubl1.1, whole genome shotgun sequence genome encodes the following:
- the LOC130450192 gene encoding junctophilin-1 isoform X1, translating to MRGMRHGYGIRKSAPFGKASKYRANKTLRASLTSLRSNEGAQGGPNPELTDKRDRRVDDSRGGFVLKMNSAEPTARRRSLGSGNVKKGLFTGLKLKKQRSTGDLEKRGGSGSIRSTGSSASWVSTDSAQSAMTNASIPSDSNASFVIEDETMDPSVVETYMGEWKNDKRSGYGISERSDGLKYEGEWYNNKKYGYGVTTFSNGEKEEGKYKTNVLITSQKKKLFLMRSAKFRERIDAAVNAAQRASKIALQKSDIAINRTATARGKAEQADIAAAHAKEDSDIAENVAKQYAPDFKQPGLERLRARQNKYRERQMQNQSIDAENKPNINSINQMAKIPNQIPNQIPNQIPNQLSNQIPNKVNQLSNQNQMKWTNPNQQNQSQVNNYTQPSNPYPQSQYIDPNNKPNNPYSNPSSSNPYNNTAQMHLNDNGPHLSKNPNEINQDIGIKPSSNTDSTVKSSNQETGFKNVMSPRNSIPTEDHMQGSALRRMSRRVSGDRPYLGNIGQQSSIDHFDHYKRPPSRDSSVDRYSRATGRLSNAMNSRQPSVDRTANVVPSETPDRTLRAPSATRGSTPAPPNFTNPSSVAKNGSVMTGAAVKMTESNAKLAGNSTPVPPFEDIIMRKRGLGQDIVPSLNQPKRTESLFIPGQQTTPAAKVSTPQNLVTQTSLQRKKSLPDFQELPRTTGAMSREEVSYLGSARREEMRRQQDDYERLRANPLLYLFSPQVKDWFSRQQLVLVVLFINISLAIMFFKLLT from the exons ATGCGGGGCATGCGACATGGCTACGGTATCAGAAAAAGCGCGCCGTTCGGTAAAGCATCCAAATACAGAGCGAACAAAACACTGAGAGCGTCGTTGACATCATTACGTAGTAATGAAGGCGCACAGGGTGGTCCAAATCCTGAGTTAACCGACAAGAGAGACCGTAGGGTAGATGATTCGAGGGGTGGCTTCGTATTGAAAATGAATTCCGCAGAACCAACAGCGAGAAGGCGATCATTAGGATCGGGGAACGTTAAGAAAGGGTTATTTACG ggtttgaaactaaaaaaacaacGAAGTACTGGAGATTTAGAAAAACGAGGGGGTTCAGGAAGCATACGATCTACAGGGTCTTCAGCATCTTGGGTCAGTACGGATTCCGCGCAGTCAGCTATGACGAATGCCTCCATACCGTCCGATTCCAATGCAAGTTTTGTTATAGAG GACGAAACTATGGATCCTAGTGTAGTGGAAACCTACATGGGCGAATGGAAAAACGATAAACGATCAGGATACGGTATTAGTGAACGATCGGACGGTTTAAAATATGAAGGTGAATGGtacaataataagaaatacgGATACGGCGTAACAACATTCAGTAACGgcgaaaaagaagaaggaaaatataaaactaatgtTTTAATAACTAgccaaaagaaaaaattatttttaatgagaaGTGCTAAATTTAGGGAAAGGATAGATGCGGCGGTAAACGCCGCTCAACGAGCTTCAAAAATAGCATTACAAAAATCCGATATAGCTATCAATCGAACAGCAACAGCAAGAGGAAAAGCAGAACAAGCAGATATAGCGGCAGCGCATGCTAAAGAAGATTCTGATATAGCGGAAAATGTAGCTAAACAATACGCCCCCGATTTTAAACAGCCTGGTTTAGAAAGGCTAAGAGCTAGACAGAATAAATATAGAGAAAGACAGATGCAAAATCAGAGCATCGACGcagaaaataaaccaaatataaattcaattaaccAAATGGCTAAAATTCCTAACCAAATTCCCAATCAAATACCCAACCAAATACCCAATCAACTATCGAACCAAATACCTAATAAAGTCAATCAATTATCTAATCAGAATCAAATGAAATGGACGAATCCTAACCAACAAAATCAATCCCAAGTCAACAACTACACGCAACCCTCCAATCCCTATCCCCAATCTCAATACATAGATCCCAATAATAAACCCAACAATCCTTATAGCAATCCTTCCAGCAGTAATCCCTATAATAACACTGCACAGATGCATTTGAATGATAATGGACCGCATCTTTCGAAAAATCCCAATGAAATCAATCAGGATATTGGAATCAAACCATCATCTAATACCGATAGTACTGTGAAATCATCTAATCAAGAAACTGGGTTTAAGAACGTTATGTCTCCCAGAAATTCAATACCCACAGAAGACCATATGCAAGGTTCTGCGTTAAGGAGAATGTCGAGGAGAGTATCTGGAGATCGACCGTATCTAGGAAACATTGGACAGCAGTCCTCAATAGACCATTTCGATCATTACAAGAGACCACCAAGCAGAGACTCTAGCGTTGATAG ATATTCGCGTGCAACAGGCCGACTGAGTAACGCTATGAATTCAAGACAACCATCTGTAGATCGTACAGCTAATGTTGTACCAAGCGAAACTCCAGACCGAACACTGCGAGCACCATCTGCAACCAGAGGAAGTACCCCAGCACCACCTAATTTCACAAATCCCTCATCTGTAGCTAAAAACGGTTCAGTAATGACTGGAGCCGCAGTGAAAATGACCGAAAGTAACGCCAAGTTAGCAGGAAACTCAACTCCAGTGCCACCTTTCGAGGATATTATAATGAGGAAGCGTGGATTAGGGCAAGATATCGTACCGTCTCTCAACCAACCAAAAAGGACTGAAAGTCTTTTTATCCCTGGGCAGCAAACCACTCCTGCTGCTAAGGTCAGTACTCCTCAG AACCTAGTGACTCAAACTTCGTTGCAGAGAAAGAAATCACTGCCTGATTTTCAAGAGCTGCCCAGAACGACTGGCGCAATGTCCAGAGAGGAAGTTTCCTATTTGGGCTCGGCTCGCCGAGAAGAAATGAGAAGACAACAAGATGATTACGAAAGACTCCGTGCCAATCCACTCCTCTACTTATTCAGTCCCCAAGTCAAG